From one Magnetofaba australis IT-1 genomic stretch:
- a CDS encoding pentapeptide repeat-containing protein yields the protein MGGDNLAHANLSYATLSGCSLDRHNLPGVNLYGATLITLSLQGAILDQADLRDAVLGGVDLTGASLRGANLRYANLTGASLRGSRIRHHCKPAILASADLTEADLRRSDLSNVKYNCATIWPSAKLQHESISIPSPCRD from the coding sequence GTGGGAGGCGACAATCTGGCGCATGCCAATCTCTCTTACGCCACCCTCTCCGGCTGCAGCCTGGACCGGCACAACCTACCCGGCGTCAACCTCTACGGCGCAACCCTGATCACCCTCTCCCTACAGGGCGCAATTCTGGATCAAGCGGATCTACGCGACGCCGTGTTGGGCGGCGTGGATCTCACCGGCGCCAGTTTGCGCGGGGCCAATCTCCGTTACGCAAATCTCACCGGCGCGAGTTTGCGCGGGTCACGAATTCGACATCATTGCAAGCCCGCCATTCTCGCATCGGCTGATCTGACCGAAGCGGATCTCCGCCGCTCCGATCTCAGCAATGTAAAATACAACTGCGCCACCATTTGGCCATCGGCCAAATTGCAACACGAGTCGATATCGATCCCTTCCCCCTGTCGCGATTAA
- a CDS encoding TerB family tellurite resistance protein translates to MFIDLLTPEQTRMLQALLIHLARVDELVDNNEAAVLERIAHETGVPLHEAPGYAPPWPELEGLFPQRREALVLILELLGLAYADGNYHPDEKALIQEIAERLQIHQVDLALLENWTTRQMDLYGEILEMLGGMSQEE, encoded by the coding sequence ATGTTTATCGACCTGCTAACCCCTGAGCAGACGCGTATGCTGCAGGCGCTGTTAATTCATCTGGCGCGGGTGGATGAGTTGGTGGATAACAACGAGGCTGCGGTGCTGGAGCGGATCGCACACGAAACCGGCGTGCCGCTGCATGAGGCGCCGGGTTACGCCCCCCCTTGGCCAGAGTTGGAAGGACTGTTTCCCCAGCGTCGCGAAGCGCTGGTGCTGATATTGGAACTGCTCGGGTTGGCGTATGCCGATGGAAATTATCACCCGGATGAGAAGGCTCTGATTCAGGAGATTGCCGAACGATTGCAGATCCACCAAGTGGATCTGGCGCTGTTGGAGAACTGGACCACACGGCAGATGGATCTGTATGGTGAAATCCTGGAGATGTTGGGTGGGATGAGCCAGGAGGAGTAG
- a CDS encoding IS110 family transposase yields the protein MSNHIENGQVRVLGIDLGKSVFQLHGVDARGKSVLKKRLKRDELLEYMAQLPPRLVGMEASSGAHHWARKFQGYGHDVRLMAPQYVKPYVKRHKNDSVDAEAICEAVQRPNMRFVGIKSVAQQEILALHRVRSLAVKNRTALVNQIRGLLAEYGIVFPKSIKQARRAIVLILSDESSEMSANFRVILEDERDELAHLDERIGKYEREIEALAKAEPQCRLLMTIPGVGPITATALLASVGDVRAFKNGRELSAWIGLVPNQHSTGGKAWLTGISKRGNGYLRTLLIHGARAALRVCENKPDRRSQWAVSVSERRGANRAVVALANRMARSAWAMLVKQEAYGASAAV from the coding sequence ATGAGCAATCATATCGAAAACGGACAGGTACGGGTACTGGGGATTGATCTGGGCAAGAGCGTGTTTCAGTTGCATGGCGTGGATGCGCGCGGCAAAAGCGTTCTCAAGAAGCGACTGAAACGAGACGAGCTCCTGGAGTACATGGCGCAACTGCCGCCGCGCCTGGTGGGGATGGAAGCCAGTAGCGGCGCCCACCATTGGGCGCGGAAATTTCAGGGATATGGGCATGATGTGCGTTTGATGGCGCCGCAATATGTGAAGCCCTACGTGAAGCGGCACAAGAACGACAGCGTGGATGCAGAGGCGATTTGCGAAGCGGTACAGCGTCCGAATATGCGTTTTGTGGGGATCAAAAGCGTTGCCCAGCAAGAAATTCTAGCGTTGCATCGGGTGCGCAGTCTGGCGGTGAAGAACCGCACGGCGTTGGTGAACCAGATTCGCGGACTGCTTGCCGAGTATGGGATTGTCTTTCCCAAGAGCATCAAGCAGGCGCGGCGGGCGATTGTGCTGATTTTGAGTGATGAGAGCTCGGAAATGAGCGCCAATTTTCGCGTAATTCTGGAGGATGAGCGCGATGAGCTGGCGCATTTGGATGAGCGCATCGGCAAATATGAGCGTGAGATTGAGGCGCTGGCCAAGGCGGAGCCGCAGTGTCGATTGCTGATGACGATCCCGGGAGTGGGACCGATCACGGCGACGGCGCTGTTGGCGTCGGTGGGGGATGTGCGGGCGTTTAAGAATGGCCGGGAGCTGTCGGCATGGATAGGGTTGGTTCCGAATCAGCACTCCACAGGGGGCAAGGCGTGGCTGACGGGGATCAGCAAGCGGGGAAACGGTTATCTTCGCACCCTGTTGATTCATGGGGCGCGGGCGGCGTTGCGCGTGTGTGAAAACAAGCCGGATCGCCGCAGCCAGTGGGCAGTGTCGGTGTCGGAACGTCGCGGCGCAAATAGAGCAGTGGTGGCGCTGGCCAACCGCATGGCGCGCAGCGCGTGGGCGATGCTGGTGAAGCAGGAGGCCTATGGGGCCAGCGCCGCTGTGTAG
- a CDS encoding diguanylate cyclase → MRRHHHILLLCLLLIGFTLPQPGWSETTSYRIGVLAKRGVNQALTQWKPTADYLTEKIPHATFELIPLGFDEVTPKVSAGEIDFLITNPSMYVEMETLFGVSRLATLKNLGPDGRALTVFGGVIFTKANRSDIHTIADLKKINAFMAVKENSLGGFQVAWHELTKYGIDPYTDFKRLIFRSKHDSVVLAVGRGDVDAGTVRTDTLERMHAEGKINIDDFKVIGSGYGEKIQEFPYKVSTVLMPEWPFAKLDHTPDKISQEVTVALLEMQPDSYAAKFGKNAGWTVPLNYQPVRSLMQDLRIGPFRDFGKPSLKRLMTEYWRWITGFTVFLTFLIWLLSYIIKINRRISASEKKLTVEVNERISAEKQLAERGEALRAEVIRNTASLQHLEKIRKFHELTSLLITTLNPKALLQKALDRVVELSECQIGGIFLYDEKSQQVRPYVFHGVSAKSMSAVGLGESLPAQVIADRKPRHIRTLPNECALTVDFGLWKSCPKELLMLPMLSKESALGMITLGSINGFAQEDIEVLSHMADQISIMLENALANEEMERLSTIDSLTGLYNRRQLNEFLDREVKKALRHHHNIGLLVMDVDHFKKINDDFGHPEGDVVLVAVAEALRETAREIDILGRFGGEEFVAILPSTDLAGAKALGEKMRDAIANLDLSPHCTRPVTISIGVTALWEANAKSVQQLVKQADQALYTAKATGRNRCCVAASDGVQ, encoded by the coding sequence GTGCGCCGCCACCATCACATACTTCTGCTCTGTCTGCTTCTGATCGGATTCACTCTGCCGCAACCAGGCTGGAGCGAAACCACATCCTATCGCATCGGCGTGCTGGCCAAACGCGGGGTCAATCAAGCCCTCACCCAGTGGAAACCCACCGCTGACTACCTCACTGAGAAAATTCCACATGCGACTTTTGAGTTGATCCCACTGGGATTCGATGAGGTCACCCCCAAGGTCTCAGCCGGTGAAATCGACTTTCTGATCACCAACCCCTCCATGTATGTGGAGATGGAGACCCTGTTTGGCGTCAGCCGTCTGGCCACGCTCAAGAACCTGGGTCCCGATGGTCGCGCGCTGACCGTGTTCGGCGGCGTTATCTTCACCAAAGCCAACCGCAGCGATATCCACACCATCGCCGACTTGAAGAAGATCAACGCCTTCATGGCGGTGAAGGAGAATTCTCTGGGCGGTTTCCAGGTGGCGTGGCACGAGTTGACCAAATACGGCATTGACCCCTATACAGACTTCAAACGACTGATTTTCCGCAGCAAGCACGACTCCGTGGTGCTGGCGGTGGGGCGCGGCGATGTGGATGCGGGCACAGTGCGCACCGACACCCTGGAGCGCATGCACGCCGAAGGCAAAATCAACATCGACGACTTCAAAGTCATCGGCTCCGGCTATGGCGAGAAGATTCAGGAGTTCCCGTATAAAGTCAGCACCGTTCTCATGCCCGAATGGCCCTTCGCCAAACTGGACCACACCCCGGACAAGATCTCTCAAGAGGTCACCGTGGCGCTGTTGGAGATGCAGCCGGACTCCTACGCCGCCAAGTTTGGCAAGAATGCCGGCTGGACTGTGCCGTTGAACTACCAACCTGTGCGCAGCCTGATGCAGGATTTGCGCATCGGCCCGTTCCGCGACTTCGGCAAACCCTCTCTGAAGCGGTTGATGACCGAATATTGGCGTTGGATCACCGGTTTCACCGTGTTCCTCACCTTCTTGATCTGGCTGCTCTCCTACATCATCAAGATCAACCGCCGCATCTCCGCCTCGGAGAAGAAACTTACCGTGGAGGTGAATGAGCGCATCAGCGCGGAGAAGCAGCTGGCCGAGCGCGGCGAGGCGCTGCGCGCCGAGGTGATCCGCAATACCGCCTCCCTGCAGCATCTGGAAAAGATCCGCAAGTTCCACGAACTCACCTCGCTGCTGATCACCACACTCAACCCCAAAGCGCTGCTGCAGAAGGCGTTGGATCGCGTGGTGGAGCTGAGTGAATGCCAGATCGGCGGCATTTTCCTGTATGACGAGAAGAGCCAGCAGGTGCGCCCCTACGTTTTCCACGGTGTGAGCGCCAAGAGCATGTCCGCAGTGGGGCTGGGCGAGAGTCTCCCTGCTCAGGTGATTGCCGACCGTAAGCCGCGCCACATCCGCACCCTACCCAATGAGTGCGCGCTAACAGTGGATTTCGGCCTGTGGAAGAGCTGTCCCAAGGAGCTGTTGATGCTGCCCATGCTCTCCAAAGAGAGCGCGCTGGGCATGATCACCCTGGGCTCCATCAATGGGTTTGCTCAAGAGGACATCGAAGTTCTCTCCCACATGGCCGACCAGATCTCCATCATGCTGGAGAACGCCCTGGCCAATGAGGAGATGGAGCGGCTCTCCACCATCGACAGCCTCACCGGACTGTATAACCGTCGCCAACTCAATGAGTTCCTTGATCGCGAAGTAAAGAAAGCGCTGCGCCATCACCACAATATCGGCTTGCTGGTGATGGACGTAGATCACTTCAAGAAGATCAATGATGATTTCGGCCATCCGGAGGGGGATGTGGTGCTGGTGGCGGTGGCCGAAGCGTTGCGGGAAACTGCGCGGGAGATCGATATTCTGGGCCGGTTTGGCGGCGAGGAGTTTGTGGCGATTCTGCCGTCAACGGATCTGGCGGGCGCCAAGGCGCTGGGCGAAAAGATGCGCGATGCCATCGCCAACTTGGATCTGTCGCCGCACTGCACCCGTCCGGTCACCATCAGCATCGGCGTCACCGCGCTATGGGAAGCCAACGCCAAAAGCGTGCAGCAACTGGTCAAACAGGCCGACCAGGCGCTCTACACCGCCAAAGCGACTGGGCGCAATCGCTGTTGCGTGGCGGCCTCCGACGGCGTGCAGTAA